In one Columba livia isolate bColLiv1 breed racing homer chromosome 23, bColLiv1.pat.W.v2, whole genome shotgun sequence genomic region, the following are encoded:
- the KCNH6 gene encoding potassium voltage-gated channel subfamily H member 6 isoform X2 gives MPVRRGHVAPQNTYLDTIIRKFEGQNRKFLIANAQMENCAIIYCNDGFCEMFGYSRVEVMQRPCTCDFLTGPDTAKSSIAQLTQALLGSEECKLEILYYRKDTSCFRCLVDVVPVKNEDGVVIMFILNFEDLAQLIAKSASRSLHRRLSQSLRGGQGRRLKFSLPSLRRLTIQRNSLPTSEFDGVAIDYGKPGGDSLILRDLKTSPKENCVQSETESLLEKERRPSLEADPTLQHSSPKQEPPLVGPRGSYSAWGFFRSRPGGSFHSLRRVSSLDNFEAARSEFQRKFRERRANSETSHVKPNPPNSTSDSDLMKYRTISQIPQFTLNFVEFNLEKHRSGSTTEIEIIAPHKVMERTQNVTEKVTQVLSLGADVLPEYKLQAPRIHRWTILHYSPFKAVWDWLILLLVIYTAVFTPYSAAFLLNEEQVEEKHWDCSYSCDPLNIIDLIVDIMFIVDIVINFRTTYVNINDEVVSHPGKIAIHYFKGWFLIDMVAAIPFDLLIFRSGSDETTTLIGLLKTARLLRLVRVARKLDRYSEYGAAVLFLLMCTFALIAHWLACIWYAIGNVERPYMEHKIGWLDNLGDQIGKRYNDSDLSSGPSIKDKYVTALYFTFSSLTSVGFGNVSPNTNSEKIFSICVMLIGSLMYASIFGNVSAIIQRLYSGTARYHTQMLRVKEFIRFHQIPNPLRQRLEEYFQHAWSYTNGIDMNAVLKGFPDCLQADICLHLNRTLLQNCKAFRGASKGCLRALAMKFKTTHAPPGDTLVHYGDVLTTLYFISRGSIEILREDIVVAILGKNDIFGEPISLYARPGKSNADVRALTYCDLHKIQREDLLEVLDMYPAFSDNFWSNLEITFNLRDADSVPRTPLSEEYDCTYRRTRRRKHSLCQPNKPDPDTGISDAEQYHTYSELTNPQDPLSKDRWDDLGSSTTPCSQTSDDEAKTGSPAKAEPFPTSKKDGFALPTLSLVTTSAGGTEVAKQAAESSQSYGAAPLDIPNMFTFWEDRRPNHHAEPLQHISLVQSSRDVPLHSDCRPGQIESRLELLQAQLSSSCSASCPKCRPRTAPSRRPPTTWLCTASSRGAWSRSPPARHWRTRSRPPWSRARATRRWKSST, from the exons ATGCCGGTCCGCCGGGGCCATGTGGCCCCCCAGAACACCTACCTGGACACCATCATCCGCAAATTTGAAGGGCAAA ACCGCAAGTTCCTCATCGCCAACGCCCAGATGGAGAACTGCGCCATCATCTACTGCAACGACGGCTTCTGCGAGATGTTCGGCTACTCGCGCGTGGAGGTGATGCAGCGGCCCTGCACCTGCGACTTCCTCACCGGCCCCGACACCGCCAAGAGCTCCATCGCGCAGCTCACCCAGGCCCTGCTGGGCTCCGAGGAGTGCAAGCTCGAGATCCTCTACTACCGCAAAGACA CCTCGTGTTTCCGCTGCCTGGTGGACGTGGTGCCGGTGAAGAACGAGGACGGCGTCGTCATCATGTTCATCCTCAACTTCGAGGACCTGGCGCAGCTCATCGCCAAGAGCGCCAGCCGGAGCCTGCACCGCCGCCTGTCGCAGAGCCTGCGCGGAG gtCAAGGTAGGAGGTTGAAGTTTAGTCTCCCGTCCCTGCGGCGACTCACAATCCAGCGGAATTCTCTGCCCACCAGTGAGTTTGATGGAGTAGCCATTGACTATGGAAAG CCTGGTGGTGACTCCTTGATTTTGAGGGACTTGAAGACATCGCCCAAGGAGAACTGTGTGCAGTCAGAGACCGAATCCCTCCTGGAAAAGGAGCGGAGGCCGAGCCTGGAGGCTGATCCCACCCTACAACACTCGTCCCCGAAACAAGAGCCTCCCTTGGTGGGCCCACGAGGGTCGTACTCTGCCTGGGGTTTCTTTCGGTCTCGCCCCGGGGGCAGCTTCCACAGCCTCCGCAGGGTCTCCTCCTTGGACAACTTTGAGGCTGCGAGGTCTGAGTTCCAGAGAAAATTCAGGGAAAGGAGGGCAAACTCAG AGACTTCCCACGTCAAACCCAACCCTCCGAACTCCACCTCAGACTCGGACCTCATGAAGTACCGGACCATCAGCCAGATCCCCCAGTTCACGCTCAACTTCGTGGAGTTCAATCTGGAGAAGCACCGCTCGGGCTCCACCACAGAGATTGAGATAATTGCTCcccacaaggtgatggagcgcaCCCAGAACGTCACCGAGAAGGTCACACAG GTGCTGTCCCTGGGTGCTGATGTCCTTCCTGAGTACAAGCTGCAGGCGCCACGGATCCACCGATGGACCATCCTGCACTACAGTCCTTTCAAGGCCGTGTGGGACTGGCTCATCCTTCTACTGGTCATCTACACAGCTGTCTTCACCCCCTACTCGGCTGCCTTTCTCCTCAACGAAGAGCAGGTGGAGGAGAAGCACTGGGACTGCAGCTACTCCTGTGACCCGCTCAACATCATCGACCTCATCGTGGACATCATGTTCATCGTGGACATTGTCATCAACTTCCGTACAACCTATGTCAACATCAATGACGAGGTGGTGAGCCACCCTGGCAAGATCGCCATCCACTACTTCAAGGGATGGTTCCTCATCGACATGGTTGCCGCCATCCCCTTTGACCTGCTCATCTTCCGCTCCGGCTCTGATGAG ACCACCACCCTCATTGGCCTCCTGAAGACCGCCCGGCTGCTGCGCCTGGTCCGCGTGGCCCGCAAGCTGGACCGCTACTCTGAGTATGGAGCAGCCGTGCTCTTCCTGCTCATGTGCACCTTCGCCCTCATCGCCCACTGGCTGGCCTGCATCTGGTACGCCATCGGCAACGTGGAGCGGCCCTACATGGAGCACAAGATCGGCTGGCTGGACAACCTGGGTGACCAGATCGGCAAGCGCTACAATGACAGTGACCTCTCCTCCGGCCCGTCCATCAAGGATAAATATGTCACCGCCCTCTACTTCACCTTCAGCAGCCTCACCAGCGTGGGGTTCGGCAACGTCTCACCCAACACCAACTCCGAGAAGATCTTCTCCATCTGCGTCATGCTCATTGGCT CTCTGATGTACGCCAGCATCTTCGGCAATGTCTCCGCCATCATCCAGCGCCTGTACTCGGGCACTGCCCGCTACCACACGCAGATGCTGCGGGTTAAGGAGTTCATCCGCTTCCACCAGATCCCCAACCCCCTGCGCCAGCGCCTGGAGGAGTATTTCCAGCATGCCTGGTCCTACACCAACGGCATCGACATGAACGCG GTGCTGAAGGGCTTCCCCGACTGTCTGCAGGCGGACATCTGCCTCCACCTCAACCGCACGCTGCTCCAGAACTGCAAGGCTTTCCGGGGCGCCAGCAAGGGCTGCCTGCGTGCCCTGGCCATGAAGTTCAAGACGACCCACGCACCGCCCGGAGACACCCTGGTGCACTACGGAGATGTCCTCACCACTCTCTACTTCATCTCCCGGGGCTCCATTGAGATCCTCCGGGAAGACATTGTGGTGGCCATCTTAG GGAAGAACGACATCTTTGGGGAGCCCATCAGCCTCTACGCCCGCCCAGGGAAGTCCAATGCAGACGTGAGGGCCCTGACCTACTGCGACTTGCACAAGATCCAGCGGGAGGACCTGCTGGAGGTGCTGGACATGTACCCAGCCTTCTCTGACAACTTCTGGAGCAACTTAGAGATCACCTTCAACCTGCGAGAT GCAGACAGCGTCCCCCGCACGCCGCTCAGCGAGGAGTACGACTGCACGTACCGGCGGACACGCCGACGCAAGCACTCCCTGTGCCAGCCCAACAAGCCCG ACCCAGACACGGGCATCTCTGATGCAGAGCAGTATCATACCTACTCAGAGCTCACCAACCCGCAGGACCCGCTGAGTAAGGACCGGTGGGACGACCTGGGCAGCAGCACCACCCCCTGCTCCCAGACCAGCGATGACGAGGCCAAGACTGGCAGCCCTGCGAAAGCTGAGCCCTTCCCCACATCCAAAAAGGATGGCTTTGCTCTGCCCACGCTCAGCCTCGTCACCACCAGCGCCGGCGGCACGGAGGTTGCCAAGCAGGCGGCGGAGAGCAGCCAGTCCTACGGAG CCGCCCCCTTGGACATCCCCAACATGTTCACCTTCTGGGAGGACCGAAGGCCGAACCACCACGCAGAGCCTCTGCAGCACATCTCCTTGGTACAGAGCTCGCGGGACGTCCCCCTGCACAGCGACTGCAGGCCGGGGCAGATCGAGTCCAGGCTGGAGCTCCTGCAGGCCCAGCTCAGCAG ctcctgcagcgcCAGCTGTCCCAAGTGCCGCCCGCGTACAGCCCCATCTCGCCGTCCTCCCACAACCTGGCTATGTACGGCATCCTCCCGCGGAGCCTGGAGCCGCTCGCCCCCTGCGCGCCACTGGAGGACGAGGAGCCGTCCACCCTGGAGCAG AGCCCGAGCTACACGGAGGTGGAAAAGTTCCACTTGA
- the KCNH6 gene encoding potassium voltage-gated channel subfamily H member 6 isoform X4 — MPVRRGHVAPQNTYLDTIIRKFEGQNRKFLIANAQMENCAIIYCNDGFCEMFGYSRVEVMQRPCTCDFLTGPDTAKSSIAQLTQALLGSEECKLEILYYRKDTSCFRCLVDVVPVKNEDGVVIMFILNFEDLAQLIAKSASRSLHRRLSQSLRGETSHVKPNPPNSTSDSDLMKYRTISQIPQFTLNFVEFNLEKHRSGSTTEIEIIAPHKVMERTQNVTEKVTQVLSLGADVLPEYKLQAPRIHRWTILHYSPFKAVWDWLILLLVIYTAVFTPYSAAFLLNEEQVEEKHWDCSYSCDPLNIIDLIVDIMFIVDIVINFRTTYVNINDEVVSHPGKIAIHYFKGWFLIDMVAAIPFDLLIFRSGSDETTTLIGLLKTARLLRLVRVARKLDRYSEYGAAVLFLLMCTFALIAHWLACIWYAIGNVERPYMEHKIGWLDNLGDQIGKRYNDSDLSSGPSIKDKYVTALYFTFSSLTSVGFGNVSPNTNSEKIFSICVMLIGSLMYASIFGNVSAIIQRLYSGTARYHTQMLRVKEFIRFHQIPNPLRQRLEEYFQHAWSYTNGIDMNAVLKGFPDCLQADICLHLNRTLLQNCKAFRGASKGCLRALAMKFKTTHAPPGDTLVHYGDVLTTLYFISRGSIEILREDIVVAILGKNDIFGEPISLYARPGKSNADVRALTYCDLHKIQREDLLEVLDMYPAFSDNFWSNLEITFNLRDADSVPRTPLSEEYDCTYRRTRRRKHSLCQPNKPDPDTGISDAEQYHTYSELTNPQDPLSKDRWDDLGSSTTPCSQTSDDEAKTGSPAKAEPFPTSKKDGFALPTLSLVTTSAGGTEVAKQAAESSQSYGAAPLDIPNMFTFWEDRRPNHHAEPLQHISLVQSSRDVPLHSDCRPGQIESRLELLQAQLSSSCSASCPKCRPRTAPSRRPPTTWLCTASSRGAWSRSPPARHWRTRSRPPWSRARATRRWKSST; from the exons ATGCCGGTCCGCCGGGGCCATGTGGCCCCCCAGAACACCTACCTGGACACCATCATCCGCAAATTTGAAGGGCAAA ACCGCAAGTTCCTCATCGCCAACGCCCAGATGGAGAACTGCGCCATCATCTACTGCAACGACGGCTTCTGCGAGATGTTCGGCTACTCGCGCGTGGAGGTGATGCAGCGGCCCTGCACCTGCGACTTCCTCACCGGCCCCGACACCGCCAAGAGCTCCATCGCGCAGCTCACCCAGGCCCTGCTGGGCTCCGAGGAGTGCAAGCTCGAGATCCTCTACTACCGCAAAGACA CCTCGTGTTTCCGCTGCCTGGTGGACGTGGTGCCGGTGAAGAACGAGGACGGCGTCGTCATCATGTTCATCCTCAACTTCGAGGACCTGGCGCAGCTCATCGCCAAGAGCGCCAGCCGGAGCCTGCACCGCCGCCTGTCGCAGAGCCTGCGCGGAG AGACTTCCCACGTCAAACCCAACCCTCCGAACTCCACCTCAGACTCGGACCTCATGAAGTACCGGACCATCAGCCAGATCCCCCAGTTCACGCTCAACTTCGTGGAGTTCAATCTGGAGAAGCACCGCTCGGGCTCCACCACAGAGATTGAGATAATTGCTCcccacaaggtgatggagcgcaCCCAGAACGTCACCGAGAAGGTCACACAG GTGCTGTCCCTGGGTGCTGATGTCCTTCCTGAGTACAAGCTGCAGGCGCCACGGATCCACCGATGGACCATCCTGCACTACAGTCCTTTCAAGGCCGTGTGGGACTGGCTCATCCTTCTACTGGTCATCTACACAGCTGTCTTCACCCCCTACTCGGCTGCCTTTCTCCTCAACGAAGAGCAGGTGGAGGAGAAGCACTGGGACTGCAGCTACTCCTGTGACCCGCTCAACATCATCGACCTCATCGTGGACATCATGTTCATCGTGGACATTGTCATCAACTTCCGTACAACCTATGTCAACATCAATGACGAGGTGGTGAGCCACCCTGGCAAGATCGCCATCCACTACTTCAAGGGATGGTTCCTCATCGACATGGTTGCCGCCATCCCCTTTGACCTGCTCATCTTCCGCTCCGGCTCTGATGAG ACCACCACCCTCATTGGCCTCCTGAAGACCGCCCGGCTGCTGCGCCTGGTCCGCGTGGCCCGCAAGCTGGACCGCTACTCTGAGTATGGAGCAGCCGTGCTCTTCCTGCTCATGTGCACCTTCGCCCTCATCGCCCACTGGCTGGCCTGCATCTGGTACGCCATCGGCAACGTGGAGCGGCCCTACATGGAGCACAAGATCGGCTGGCTGGACAACCTGGGTGACCAGATCGGCAAGCGCTACAATGACAGTGACCTCTCCTCCGGCCCGTCCATCAAGGATAAATATGTCACCGCCCTCTACTTCACCTTCAGCAGCCTCACCAGCGTGGGGTTCGGCAACGTCTCACCCAACACCAACTCCGAGAAGATCTTCTCCATCTGCGTCATGCTCATTGGCT CTCTGATGTACGCCAGCATCTTCGGCAATGTCTCCGCCATCATCCAGCGCCTGTACTCGGGCACTGCCCGCTACCACACGCAGATGCTGCGGGTTAAGGAGTTCATCCGCTTCCACCAGATCCCCAACCCCCTGCGCCAGCGCCTGGAGGAGTATTTCCAGCATGCCTGGTCCTACACCAACGGCATCGACATGAACGCG GTGCTGAAGGGCTTCCCCGACTGTCTGCAGGCGGACATCTGCCTCCACCTCAACCGCACGCTGCTCCAGAACTGCAAGGCTTTCCGGGGCGCCAGCAAGGGCTGCCTGCGTGCCCTGGCCATGAAGTTCAAGACGACCCACGCACCGCCCGGAGACACCCTGGTGCACTACGGAGATGTCCTCACCACTCTCTACTTCATCTCCCGGGGCTCCATTGAGATCCTCCGGGAAGACATTGTGGTGGCCATCTTAG GGAAGAACGACATCTTTGGGGAGCCCATCAGCCTCTACGCCCGCCCAGGGAAGTCCAATGCAGACGTGAGGGCCCTGACCTACTGCGACTTGCACAAGATCCAGCGGGAGGACCTGCTGGAGGTGCTGGACATGTACCCAGCCTTCTCTGACAACTTCTGGAGCAACTTAGAGATCACCTTCAACCTGCGAGAT GCAGACAGCGTCCCCCGCACGCCGCTCAGCGAGGAGTACGACTGCACGTACCGGCGGACACGCCGACGCAAGCACTCCCTGTGCCAGCCCAACAAGCCCG ACCCAGACACGGGCATCTCTGATGCAGAGCAGTATCATACCTACTCAGAGCTCACCAACCCGCAGGACCCGCTGAGTAAGGACCGGTGGGACGACCTGGGCAGCAGCACCACCCCCTGCTCCCAGACCAGCGATGACGAGGCCAAGACTGGCAGCCCTGCGAAAGCTGAGCCCTTCCCCACATCCAAAAAGGATGGCTTTGCTCTGCCCACGCTCAGCCTCGTCACCACCAGCGCCGGCGGCACGGAGGTTGCCAAGCAGGCGGCGGAGAGCAGCCAGTCCTACGGAG CCGCCCCCTTGGACATCCCCAACATGTTCACCTTCTGGGAGGACCGAAGGCCGAACCACCACGCAGAGCCTCTGCAGCACATCTCCTTGGTACAGAGCTCGCGGGACGTCCCCCTGCACAGCGACTGCAGGCCGGGGCAGATCGAGTCCAGGCTGGAGCTCCTGCAGGCCCAGCTCAGCAG ctcctgcagcgcCAGCTGTCCCAAGTGCCGCCCGCGTACAGCCCCATCTCGCCGTCCTCCCACAACCTGGCTATGTACGGCATCCTCCCGCGGAGCCTGGAGCCGCTCGCCCCCTGCGCGCCACTGGAGGACGAGGAGCCGTCCACCCTGGAGCAG AGCCCGAGCTACACGGAGGTGGAAAAGTTCCACTTGA
- the KCNH6 gene encoding potassium voltage-gated channel subfamily H member 6 isoform X1, with amino-acid sequence MPVRRGHVAPQNTYLDTIIRKFEGQNRKFLIANAQMENCAIIYCNDGFCEMFGYSRVEVMQRPCTCDFLTGPDTAKSSIAQLTQALLGSEECKLEILYYRKDTSCFRCLVDVVPVKNEDGVVIMFILNFEDLAQLIAKSASRSLHRRLSQSLRGGQGRRLKFSLPSLRRLTIQRNSLPTSEFDGVAIDYGKPGGDSLILRDLKTSPKENCVQSETESLLEKERRPSLEADPTLQHSSPKQEPPLVGPRGSYSAWGFFRSRPGGSFHSLRRVSSLDNFEAARSEFQRKFRERRANSETSHVKPNPPNSTSDSDLMKYRTISQIPQFTLNFVEFNLEKHRSGSTTEIEIIAPHKVMERTQNVTEKVTQVLSLGADVLPEYKLQAPRIHRWTILHYSPFKAVWDWLILLLVIYTAVFTPYSAAFLLNEEQVEEKHWDCSYSCDPLNIIDLIVDIMFIVDIVINFRTTYVNINDEVVSHPGKIAIHYFKGWFLIDMVAAIPFDLLIFRSGSDETTTLIGLLKTARLLRLVRVARKLDRYSEYGAAVLFLLMCTFALIAHWLACIWYAIGNVERPYMEHKIGWLDNLGDQIGKRYNDSDLSSGPSIKDKYVTALYFTFSSLTSVGFGNVSPNTNSEKIFSICVMLIGSLMYASIFGNVSAIIQRLYSGTARYHTQMLRVKEFIRFHQIPNPLRQRLEEYFQHAWSYTNGIDMNAVLKGFPDCLQADICLHLNRTLLQNCKAFRGASKGCLRALAMKFKTTHAPPGDTLVHYGDVLTTLYFISRGSIEILREDIVVAILGKNDIFGEPISLYARPGKSNADVRALTYCDLHKIQREDLLEVLDMYPAFSDNFWSNLEITFNLRDADSVPRTPLSEEYDCTYRRTRRRKHSLCQPNKPDPDTGISDAEQYHTYSELTNPQDPLSKDRWDDLGSSTTPCSQTSDDEAKTGSPAKAEPFPTSKKDGFALPTLSLVTTSAGGTEVAKQAAESSQSYGAAPLDIPNMFTFWEDRRPNHHAEPLQHISLVQSSRDVPLHSDCRPGQIESRLELLQAQLSRLESRMSSDINIILQLLQRQLSQVPPAYSPISPSSHNLAMYGILPRSLEPLAPCAPLEDEEPSTLEQSPSYTEVEKFHLKSRDSSSSGMHLTVASDETMAVYSEQEHHSPPLPNLEPPHQRAPNTQGLLRGSRFPSLPEHLEASSEHQDIQRHLSDPVLPGS; translated from the exons ATGCCGGTCCGCCGGGGCCATGTGGCCCCCCAGAACACCTACCTGGACACCATCATCCGCAAATTTGAAGGGCAAA ACCGCAAGTTCCTCATCGCCAACGCCCAGATGGAGAACTGCGCCATCATCTACTGCAACGACGGCTTCTGCGAGATGTTCGGCTACTCGCGCGTGGAGGTGATGCAGCGGCCCTGCACCTGCGACTTCCTCACCGGCCCCGACACCGCCAAGAGCTCCATCGCGCAGCTCACCCAGGCCCTGCTGGGCTCCGAGGAGTGCAAGCTCGAGATCCTCTACTACCGCAAAGACA CCTCGTGTTTCCGCTGCCTGGTGGACGTGGTGCCGGTGAAGAACGAGGACGGCGTCGTCATCATGTTCATCCTCAACTTCGAGGACCTGGCGCAGCTCATCGCCAAGAGCGCCAGCCGGAGCCTGCACCGCCGCCTGTCGCAGAGCCTGCGCGGAG gtCAAGGTAGGAGGTTGAAGTTTAGTCTCCCGTCCCTGCGGCGACTCACAATCCAGCGGAATTCTCTGCCCACCAGTGAGTTTGATGGAGTAGCCATTGACTATGGAAAG CCTGGTGGTGACTCCTTGATTTTGAGGGACTTGAAGACATCGCCCAAGGAGAACTGTGTGCAGTCAGAGACCGAATCCCTCCTGGAAAAGGAGCGGAGGCCGAGCCTGGAGGCTGATCCCACCCTACAACACTCGTCCCCGAAACAAGAGCCTCCCTTGGTGGGCCCACGAGGGTCGTACTCTGCCTGGGGTTTCTTTCGGTCTCGCCCCGGGGGCAGCTTCCACAGCCTCCGCAGGGTCTCCTCCTTGGACAACTTTGAGGCTGCGAGGTCTGAGTTCCAGAGAAAATTCAGGGAAAGGAGGGCAAACTCAG AGACTTCCCACGTCAAACCCAACCCTCCGAACTCCACCTCAGACTCGGACCTCATGAAGTACCGGACCATCAGCCAGATCCCCCAGTTCACGCTCAACTTCGTGGAGTTCAATCTGGAGAAGCACCGCTCGGGCTCCACCACAGAGATTGAGATAATTGCTCcccacaaggtgatggagcgcaCCCAGAACGTCACCGAGAAGGTCACACAG GTGCTGTCCCTGGGTGCTGATGTCCTTCCTGAGTACAAGCTGCAGGCGCCACGGATCCACCGATGGACCATCCTGCACTACAGTCCTTTCAAGGCCGTGTGGGACTGGCTCATCCTTCTACTGGTCATCTACACAGCTGTCTTCACCCCCTACTCGGCTGCCTTTCTCCTCAACGAAGAGCAGGTGGAGGAGAAGCACTGGGACTGCAGCTACTCCTGTGACCCGCTCAACATCATCGACCTCATCGTGGACATCATGTTCATCGTGGACATTGTCATCAACTTCCGTACAACCTATGTCAACATCAATGACGAGGTGGTGAGCCACCCTGGCAAGATCGCCATCCACTACTTCAAGGGATGGTTCCTCATCGACATGGTTGCCGCCATCCCCTTTGACCTGCTCATCTTCCGCTCCGGCTCTGATGAG ACCACCACCCTCATTGGCCTCCTGAAGACCGCCCGGCTGCTGCGCCTGGTCCGCGTGGCCCGCAAGCTGGACCGCTACTCTGAGTATGGAGCAGCCGTGCTCTTCCTGCTCATGTGCACCTTCGCCCTCATCGCCCACTGGCTGGCCTGCATCTGGTACGCCATCGGCAACGTGGAGCGGCCCTACATGGAGCACAAGATCGGCTGGCTGGACAACCTGGGTGACCAGATCGGCAAGCGCTACAATGACAGTGACCTCTCCTCCGGCCCGTCCATCAAGGATAAATATGTCACCGCCCTCTACTTCACCTTCAGCAGCCTCACCAGCGTGGGGTTCGGCAACGTCTCACCCAACACCAACTCCGAGAAGATCTTCTCCATCTGCGTCATGCTCATTGGCT CTCTGATGTACGCCAGCATCTTCGGCAATGTCTCCGCCATCATCCAGCGCCTGTACTCGGGCACTGCCCGCTACCACACGCAGATGCTGCGGGTTAAGGAGTTCATCCGCTTCCACCAGATCCCCAACCCCCTGCGCCAGCGCCTGGAGGAGTATTTCCAGCATGCCTGGTCCTACACCAACGGCATCGACATGAACGCG GTGCTGAAGGGCTTCCCCGACTGTCTGCAGGCGGACATCTGCCTCCACCTCAACCGCACGCTGCTCCAGAACTGCAAGGCTTTCCGGGGCGCCAGCAAGGGCTGCCTGCGTGCCCTGGCCATGAAGTTCAAGACGACCCACGCACCGCCCGGAGACACCCTGGTGCACTACGGAGATGTCCTCACCACTCTCTACTTCATCTCCCGGGGCTCCATTGAGATCCTCCGGGAAGACATTGTGGTGGCCATCTTAG GGAAGAACGACATCTTTGGGGAGCCCATCAGCCTCTACGCCCGCCCAGGGAAGTCCAATGCAGACGTGAGGGCCCTGACCTACTGCGACTTGCACAAGATCCAGCGGGAGGACCTGCTGGAGGTGCTGGACATGTACCCAGCCTTCTCTGACAACTTCTGGAGCAACTTAGAGATCACCTTCAACCTGCGAGAT GCAGACAGCGTCCCCCGCACGCCGCTCAGCGAGGAGTACGACTGCACGTACCGGCGGACACGCCGACGCAAGCACTCCCTGTGCCAGCCCAACAAGCCCG ACCCAGACACGGGCATCTCTGATGCAGAGCAGTATCATACCTACTCAGAGCTCACCAACCCGCAGGACCCGCTGAGTAAGGACCGGTGGGACGACCTGGGCAGCAGCACCACCCCCTGCTCCCAGACCAGCGATGACGAGGCCAAGACTGGCAGCCCTGCGAAAGCTGAGCCCTTCCCCACATCCAAAAAGGATGGCTTTGCTCTGCCCACGCTCAGCCTCGTCACCACCAGCGCCGGCGGCACGGAGGTTGCCAAGCAGGCGGCGGAGAGCAGCCAGTCCTACGGAG CCGCCCCCTTGGACATCCCCAACATGTTCACCTTCTGGGAGGACCGAAGGCCGAACCACCACGCAGAGCCTCTGCAGCACATCTCCTTGGTACAGAGCTCGCGGGACGTCCCCCTGCACAGCGACTGCAGGCCGGGGCAGATCGAGTCCAGGCTGGAGCTCCTGCAGGCCCAGCTCAGCAG gctggAGTCCAGGATGTCGTCAGACATTAATATAatcctccagctcctgcagcgcCAGCTGTCCCAAGTGCCGCCCGCGTACAGCCCCATCTCGCCGTCCTCCCACAACCTGGCTATGTACGGCATCCTCCCGCGGAGCCTGGAGCCGCTCGCCCCCTGCGCGCCACTGGAGGACGAGGAGCCGTCCACCCTGGAGCAG AGCCCGAGCTACACGGAGGTGGAAAAGTTCCACTTGAAATCCAGGGACTCCTCGTCGAGCGGGATGCACCTCACTGTGGCATCTGATGAAACCATGGCGGTCTACTCAGAGCAGGAGCACCATTCCCCACCTCTCCCAAACCTGGAGCCTCCCCATCAAAGGGCACCAAATACCCAGGGACTCTTGCGGGGCTCTCgattcccttccctccctgagCACTTGGAGGCATCTTCCGAGCACCAGGACATTCAGAGACACCTCTCCGACCCAGTGCTTCCTGGAAGTTAG